CGCCGATGGCCTCCGTGCCCGGCGGGTTTTTTCATGCCCGCGCGCTGGCGACTCCCCAAAAGCAAAACGCCGCGGCCCGAAGGCACGCGGCGTTGCAGCATGGCAGCCGTGTAATGTTGTCAGTGCGAGACGCGCGTCACGCCGCCCGACGACAGCAGCCGCACCCGGTCGCCAGGGCGGAACACCTCGTCGGCCTCCTGGGTGATGGCGCGCAGGTCGCCGTCTTCGAGCTGCACCGTGATCTCCAGGCCGCGCCGCTGGGTGATGCGGTTCTCGGCCGCGCTGCCGGCAATGCCGCCCAGCACCGCGCCAAGCAGGCCCGCCGCCACCGATCCGCCACCGCTGCCGATGGTGCTGCCCGCCGCCACGCCGCCCAGCGCGCCGCCGGCGATGGTACCGGCGCCCGTGGTACCGCCCTGGATCATGACCTCGCGCACGCCCTGCACCACGCCGTAGCGCACCGTCTGCTCGCGGTTGGCCTGGCCGGGCGCGTAGACGCTGCCGGAGTTCGAGTAATTGGCGCAGCCGCCGACCAGTGCTGCCGCGGCCAGTACCGCCGCGCCGCCGAATCGAAGTATCTGATGCATGGCAACTCCCGTCTGTTGGCCGCGCCATTCGTCCTCACCCGGTGCGCGCGGTGCACCGTTCCATCTTACGCGTATTGGTAGCCGAATGCCGACGCGAACCGGCTGGCGATCTCGTCGTGCGAAATCCAGTGATTCTGGGGGCCCTGCTGGGCGATCTTGAGCGCGCCCATCAGCGACGCCAGCCGGCCCGTGGTTTCCCAGTCCATGCCCTGCTCGATGCCGTGCAGCAGGCCGCCCCGGAAGGCGTCGCCGCAGCCGGTGGGGTCCACCACGCGCTCGGCCTGCACGGCCGGGATGGCGTACTGCTGGCCGTCGGCGAAGATCGTGGCGCCGCGTTCGCCGTGCGTCACGATGAACGCGCGGACCTTGGCGGCCACGTCGGCACTGGTCCACGCGGTGCGCGACAGCATGACCTGCGCTTCGTAGTCATTGACCGTCACGTAACTGGCGAGTTCAACGAACCGGCGCAGGTCCTCGCCGTTGAACAGCGGCATGGCCTGGCCCAGGTCGAAGATGAACGGGATGCCGGCCTCGGCGAACTGCCGCGCATGGTGCAGCATGCCCTCGCGGCTGTCCGGCGCGACGATGCCCAGCGCCGGGCGCGTGCCGGCCGCCAGCACGTCCTGCACGGCATTGAGCTGCGACTGGCCCATGGCGCCCGGGTGGAAAGCCGTGATCTGGTTGTTGTCCAGGTCGGTCGTGATCATCGCCTGCGCGGTGAACGTGTCCGGCAGCGTACGGATATGCCCGGTGCCGATACCCAGATCGCGCAGATGCTGCAGGTACGGTCCGGCGTCCTGGCCCACCGTCGCCATCACCACCGGTTCGCCGCCCAGCATCTTCAGCGTGTAGGCGATGTTGCCGGCGCAGCCGCCGAACTCGCGCCGCATGCCGGGCACCAGGAACGAGACGTTCAGCATCTGGATCTGGTCCGGAAGGATGTGTTCACGGAACCGTCCGTCGAACGTCATGATGGTGTCGTAGGCGACGGAGCCGCAGATCAGGCTGGACATCTTTTCTCCAAGCGTTCCGGCCCAGGGATGACGGGCAGAAACAGATACGTTAAATAATTCCGCCCGTGCATGACGGGCGGAGGCGCTTCGCAAATCGTGTGCTACCGCACAGATTATTTCAGTGCGGCCAGCGCGGCGTCGTAATCAGGCTCCTGCTTGATCTCGGGCACGAGCTGGCTGTACTTGACGGCGTCGTTCTCGTCCACGACCACCACGGCACGTGCGCACACGCCGGCCAGCGGGCCCGACTTGATGTCCACGCCGTAGGCGTTCTTGAAATCGGCGCCGCGCATGGTCGACAGCGTCACCACGTTGGCCAGGCCCTCGGCCGTGCAGAAGCGGCCCATCGCGAACGGCAGGTCGGCCGAGATCGTCAGCACCACGGTGTTGTCGAGGCTGCTGGCGGCCTCGTTGAACTTGCGTGCCGACGCCTGGCACACGGGCGTGTCCAGGCTGGGCACGATGTTCAGGACCTTGCGCTTGCCGGCGAAGTCGGCCAGCGTCACGTCCTTGAGGTCCTTGCCGACCAGCGAGAAGGCCGGGGCCTTGTCGCCAGCCTGGGGAAACTTGCCGCCAACTTCGATGGCGTTGCCGCCGAGGGTCACGTTGCTCATGGTTGCTCCTGTCAGGAAGGTACGGCCCGCCGGTCCGGTGCATTGCCGGCCGGCGTGGCGGGGGGCGATGAATTCAGGGATAGAAGATCAGCACGCGGTAGTTCGCCGCGGCCTGCTGCGTCCGGAATCGTACCCGAACCGGCAGCTCGCTGCCCGCGCGCAGGCCCGAGGTGGCAAAGCCGCGCTGGGCCGGCTCCAGGTACTCGCCCGGCTGCAGCACGCGGCGCAGCAGCAGCTGGTCCTGCAGGTCGGTCATCACGAGTTCGATGGCGGGCAGGGCCGTGGTGGCGCGGCCCTGGTTGCGCAGCGTGACGGCCAACTGGTAGACGTCGGCGCCTTCGTCCTGCTTCTGCAACTGCGAGCTGTCGATGCGCAGCGCCTCCAGGTCGCGCCACGGCGGCACGGCGCAGCCGAACGGCGCGCAGGCCGCTTCGAGTACCGGCCGCAGCACCGGCACGCTGCCGGCAATCTGGCTACGCGCCAGAAAGACACCCTGGACCAGGATACCCAGCCCCAGCACCATGGCCGCCGCGCGGATCCACGTGCGCTGGCTGCCGGGCACCGTCACCTTGGGGCGCGGCGCGCGCGCCTGTTCGCGCTCGCGGGTGTGGCGCAGGAAATCGGGCGCGAAGACCGGGCCGGCGCTGGCTGCCGGTTCGTCCCGGCGCAGCCAGCGGCGCGTGGTGGTCTCGCGCGCCACGCTGCTGGGTGTGTCGTCGCGCGGCGTCACGCCGAGGTCGTGTTCGATGACGTCGCGGGCCTGCGCGGCCCAGGCTTCCGCCTCGGGGTCGGCCGGGTCCGCGCTGCGCAGGAAGCCGCTGGCGCTGGGCACCGGGTCGGCCGGCGTGGCGGGTTCGGGCGGCAGTTCCGCGACAGGATCAGGTGCAACGACGCCGGGTTCGGCCGCTTCCACCGGGGCCGGCACTTCGGGTTCCGGTGTGCCGTGGTCGGCGGGATGGGAGGTCGGGCCTTCGGACGGTCGCAGCGGCGGCCAGCTTGCCTTGGCGCTATAGGCGCCGTACGGCGGCAGGCCCGAGGGGCGCGTCGATGCAAACGCAGCGGCGGGATCGAGCGACGAGTGCGGCGCCGGCGCGGCGGCCGTCGGCGCCGGGCGGGGCGGGGCGTCGTCGAACGCGGCGTGGTCGAGCGTCGGCCACGGGACGGGCGGCTCGGTCAGCGGCGTTTCGGCGGGTTCGGGCGATGGGTCGGCTTCCGGGGCGGTTTGCGGTGCGGCCTCGTCCGGCAGCACGGCGTCGGTCTCGGCAGCCTCGTCGAAATGCGCGGCGGCCTCTTCAGGTACCGCATCGGCCACCGCGCCCGGCTCGGCGGGTTCGGGTTCAGGTGACCGTTCAGGCGCCACTTCCGGGGGCACTTCCGGCGCCACGCCGACCACTTCCTCGGCTTCCGCCTCGGACATCATCGTCGTCGGCGAATCCAGCGCCGGCACCTCGTAACCTGGATCGAAGCCGGGATCGAACGGCGCGTCGGCCTCGCGGGCGCGCGCCGCCGCCTGCGCCTGCTCGGCGTGGGCCAGCGCGGCGGCCATCGACACGGACGAGGAGGGCGGCGCGGCCGCCGGCGTACCGGTGGGGACGCTGCTGGCAGCCCCAGCGGCGCCGCTACCGCCCGGCGTGGGCACCTCGATCAGGTGTTCGCGCGCATCAAAGACGGTGTCGCACTGGCCGCAGCGGACCAGGCCCTGGCGCAGCCGCAACTGGTCCGCCACCAGCCGGAACGCGGTGCGGCAGGCCGGACAGCGCGTGACGAGCTTGGCAGCGGCCATGGTCGGGAATCAGGATTGGTTGGGGGATGCCGCGGCCGGGCGCGTGCCGTGCAGGCACACCCAGCCTTCCTCGCTGCGCCAGACCGACATGGCGATCCACGGCGCGTAGGCCGCCGCCACCTCGTCGGCCTGCCGTTCGAGCACGCCGGACAGGATCAGCCGGCCGCCCGGACGCACGCGCGCGGTCAGCATCGCGGCCATCAGCTTGAGCGGGTTGGAAAGAATGTTGGCCACCACCAGATCGTGGGTGGCCTCGGACACCGCCTCGGGCAGCGCGAAGGTCGCCGCCACGCGGTTGCGCTCGGCGTTGTAGCGCGATGCCTCCACGGCATTCGGATCAATGTCGATGCCGACCGTGTCGCCGGCGCCGAGCTTCTTGGCCACGATGGCCAGGATGCCCGAGCCGCAGCCGTAGTCCAGCACCGTCTCGCCGGCCCGCACGTTCTGTTCGAGCCACTGCATGCACAGCCGCGTGGTCGGATGGCTGCCCGTGCCGAAAGCCAGGCCCGGATCAAGCTCCAGGATCACGGCGTCGGGGTCGGGCGCGTCGTGCCACGACGGCACCACCCAGATGCGCTCGCCCACGCGGATCGGCTCGAACTGTGACTGCGTCAGCCGCACCCAGTCCTGGTCGGCTACCGGGCGCAGCGTGTAGTCGGGCACCGGGTCGATGCCCAGCGTGTTGGCGGCGGCCGTCACCACCAGCGCGGGATCGGTCTCGTCGTCGAACAGCGCCACCACGCGGGACCGGTTCCACGCCAGCCGCGTCGGCTCCAGCCCGGGCTCCCCGAACAGCGGCTGCTCGTCAGGCGTGTCGGCGTCGGCGTCTTCCACCGATACCGACAGCGCGCCGAGGTCGAACAGTGCATCGGACCAGGCTTCCGCCTGATCCTGCGCAATTTCGATCACACATTCCTGGAAAGCCACGGGGTTCCTTTGCTGCAAGCCGGCCGCTGGGCCCCGCCTCAGGCTTTCTCGCCGTGGGCGTTGGCCTTCTGGGCCAGGCGGTGTTCAAGATAATGGATGCTGGTGCCGCCTTCCACGAAGTTGGCGTCGAGCATCAGGTCGCGGTGCAGCGGCACGTTGGTCAGGATGCCGTCCACCACCATCTCCGACAGCGCGATGCGCATGCGGGCGATGGCCTGGTCGCGCGTGGCGCCGTACGTGATGATCTTGCCGATCATCGAGTCGTAGTTGGGCGGCACGAAGTAGCCATCATACGCGTGCGAGTCCACGCGGACACCGGGGCCGCCGGGCATGTGCCAGGCGGTGATGCGGCCCGGCGACGGCGTGAACTTGAACGGGTCCTCGGCGTTGATGCGGCACTCGATGGCGTGGCCGCGCAGTTCCACGTCCTTCTGGCGGAAGCGCAGCTTCTCGCCAAAGGCGATGCGGATCTGCTCCTGCACGATGTCGATGCCGGTGATCATCTCGGTCACCGGATGCTCCACCTGCACGCGGGTGTTCATCTCGATGAAGTAGAACTCGTTGTTCTCGTACAGGAACTCGAACGTGCCGGCGCCCCGGTAGCCGATCTTCTTGCATGCATCGGCGCAGCGGTCGCCGATACGCTCGATCAGGCGGCGCGGAATGTGCGGCGCGGGCGCTTCCTCGATCACCTTCTGGTGGCGGCGCTGCATCGAGCAGTCGCGCTCGCCCAGCCAGATGGCCTGCTTGTGCTGGTCGGCCAGGATCTGGATTTCCACATGGCGCGGGTTCTCAAGGAACTTCTCCATGTAGACCTCGGGGTTGCCGAAGGCACGGCCCGCTTCCTCGCGCGTCATGTTGACGGCGTTGATCAGCGCGGCCTCGGTGTGCACCACGCGCATGCCGCGGCCACCGCCGCCGCCGGCGGCCTTGATGATCACGGGATAGCCCACGCGGCGCGCGGTGGCCAGGATTTCCTTGGGGTCGTCGGGCAGTGCGCCGTCCGAGCCCGGCACGCACGGCACGCCGGACTTGATCATCGCCTGCTTGGCCGACACCTTGTCGCCCATCAGGCGGATGCTGTCGGACGTCGGGCCGATGAACACGAAGCCGGATTTCTCCACGCGCTCGGCAAAGTCGGCGTTCTCCGACAGGAAGCCGTAGCCCGGGTGGATGGCCTGGGCGTCGGTGACTTCGGCGGCCGAGATGATGGCCGGCATGTTCAGGTACGACAGCGGCGAGGGGGCCGGGCCGATGCAGACGGCTTCGTCGGCCAGCTTTACGTACTTGGCTTCCTTGTCGGCCTCCGAGTACACCACCACGGTCTTGATGCCCAGCTCGCGGCAGGCGCGCTGGATGCGAAGGGCGATCTCGCCGCGGTTCGCGATCAGAATTTTTTCAAACATGGTCTCTCTCTGCGAGAACAGGGGCGGGCCCGCGCACGCCGGAATGGCGCGCCGGGCCAACGCTTGGCGGCAGGGCCACGGGCCGCTGTGCCGCGTCAGCCGGCGGCTGGCTTCAGCCGATCACGAACAGCGGCTGGCCGTACTCCACGGCCTGGCCGTTTTCGACGAGGATTTCCTTGATCACGCCGGCCTTGTCGCACTCGATCTCGTTGAGCAGCTTCATGGCTTCGATGATGCAGACGGTCTGGCCTTCCTTGACGGTGTCGCCCACGTTCACGAACGGGGCGGCGCCCGGCGACGGGGCGCGGTAGAACGTGCCGACCATCGGCGACGTGACGATGTGGCCGGCCGGCAGTTGCGGGGCGGCGTCGGCGGGGGCGGCAGCCGGCGCGGCGGCTGCCGGTGCGGCGCCAGCCATGGGCAGGGCCTGGAGCTGGGGCACGGCAACCGGGGCGGCCACGACCTGCGGGGGTTGCTTGACGATGCGAACCTTGCCGTCGCCCTCGGTCACTTCGAGCTCCGAAATGCCGGATTCGGCCACCAGGTCGATCAGCGTCTTCAGCTTGCGCAGGTCCATCTTCTTATCCTCCAGAATCGGGTTGTCCGGTCACCTTCGGGTCAGGGAAGGGGACGGCGGCGGTCAGTCATTGATGTTGGCCCGCCTCGCCAGGCGCGACAGGCCGCGGTTGTCTCGGTTGCCTACCAGGTCGGGCTAGCTGCCCGGGGCGTCCTGCTCCTGCGCCAGCGCGTAGTCCAGGGCCAGCAGGTAACCCCGCCAGCCCAGCCCGCAGATCACCCCGATCGCCTGATCGGAGAAATACGAGTGATGGCGGAACGGCTCGCGGCGATGCACGTTGGACAGGTGCACCTCGACGAACGGAATCGCCACGCCGGCCAGGGCGTCCCGCAGGGCCACGCTGGTATGCGTGAACGCCGCGGGATTGATGATCACGAAGTCCACCCCTTCGGTACGGGCGGCCTGGACGCGATCCACGAGGGCGCCCTCGTGGTTGGACTGGAAGGTCTGCAGGTCGACCCCGGCCGCGGCGGCATGTTTGGCCAGCGCGGCGTCGATATCGGCCAGCGTGGTATGCCCATACACCTGCGGCTCGCGGGTCCCGAGCAAATTGAGGTTCGGACCATGCAGAACCAGCACTTTGCGATAGCGGGCGGCGCGGCTGACGGTGGGGGTAGACGACACGGCGACTCGACCAGTTCAACGAAATTGCGCGGAGATTACCGTAGCTTAGAGGGATTTGTCTAGCACGCGATACAAGGCCGAAGTCGTCTCCAAGGCATATGAGACGCGCCTCACGCCTTACGGATCACATTTTCCGAAAACCATCGAATCTGGCGGCCCATCCATCGTCACTTCTGCGTCATTTAGAGGCAGAAGCGCGCAGTTACGGGAAATTTCCCGCGCAGCTGGCAGCCCGGCCCGTCAGGCGCCCGGCAACTCCTTGCGCAGTTCGTCGGCGTGGACACGGCCCATCTTGCGGTACTTCACGTCGCCGTCGGGCGTGATGACCACCGTGTAGGGCAGCCCGCCCTGGGCGTTGCCGAAACTCTTGGCCAGTTCGGTGCCGGCGAACCCGGCCACGGCCAGCGGATACTTCACGGGGACTTTCTTGAGAAATTCCTGAATGTTGCCGGCCGAATCGATGCCGATGCCGATGAATTCGACATTGCGCTGCGCGTATTCGCCGTGCAGCGCGGTCAGCTCCGGCATTTCCTCGACGCACGGGCCGCACCACGGCGCCCAGAAGTTCACGACCAGCGTCTTGCCGCGATACCTGGACAGGTCCAGCTCCGCGCCGCTTGGGTCGGGCATCCTGGCCTGGAACAGCGATTCGACGGCCTGGTCCGATGCCGGCTTGGGCGCCATGGCAAAGTGGGCAGCCACGGCGCCGGCCACCGCGGCCAGCAGGGCGACGACGATCCAGAGGACCAGGGACGAGCGGCGGGCCGGCTTGGCGTCGGGGGTGGAAGCGGTCATGTTCGGGGCGGAAGAAGACAGTTCTATATAGATAGGGGCGGCGGCTGGTCGGGCGCGCCGGCCGCCTCGTCCATCAGCTCGCGGACGGCGTCGATGTCGGCCCGGGCCACGCGGCCGCTGGCGTCGGCGCGCGCCGCGCCCCGTTCGTCGACGGCATCATACAGCGCGATGTGGACCCCCACCGGGGCGCCCAGCATATCGCGCACCTCGCCGGCCAGCAGGCGCGCCTCGCGGCCGGCCGGCCACTGGCCGCGCCACAGGAAACTGAGCGTCTCCACGTCGCCCCGGCCCGCGAAGTGCCGGCTCTCGCTGGTCTCGAAATCCACGCCGGCGTTGATCAGGTGCAGCGCCACGTCCTTTGGGCTGTCGCAGAAGCACTGGATATAGACGTCGGAATGCTCGGTGGCCGTGCCGTTGAGCACGGCGCCGACCAGATAGGGGCGGAAGCCGCCCAGATCTTCCATGGCCAGCACGGCCAGTTGCCGCAGCAGGGCCAGGATGCGCGGCTGGTGCTCGCCCTGGAACAGCGCCTGGTAGGCGCGCACTTCTTCCTCGATCAGTTCGTTGTCGGGCAGCCATTCGCCGGCCACGCGGACGTCGCCCAGCAACTGGCGGGCGGCCTTGCGCTTGGCGGTGGCGTAGTCGGCGCCGTCTTCGGCAATCATGCGCGCCGCGGCCTGGGCAATTTCCTCGCGCAGGCGGGCGGGGTCGGAGGGGGTACGTCGGGACATGGGTCGATGATACCCGCACGGCCAGGGCCCGGCATGCGGCACAGGCGCGCGGCGGGACTGGCGCCGCGCCGGCAGCGGGTCGGGAACCGGACGCATGCGGGTACAATCAGACCCTTCACTTCTGCGCCGCCGGCCCGTCCGCGCGGCCCAACGCATTCCCACGCATTCCCGAAGCTCCCATGCATATTCACATCCTTGGCATCTGCGGTACGTTCATGGGGGGCCTCGCGGTCCTGGCGCGGCAGGCGGGCCACCGGGTCACCGGCTGCGACGCCAACGTCTACCCGCCGATGAGCACCCAGCTGGAAGCCCAGGGCATCGACCTGATCGAGGGCTTCGACCCGCAGCAGCTATCGCTGAACCCCGACCTGTACGTGATCGGCAACGTGGTGTCGCGCGGCAATCCGCTGATGGAAGCCATCCTGGACCGCAACCTGCCGTACGTGTCCGGCCCGCAATGGCTGGGCGAGCACGTGCTGAACGGCAAGTGGACGCTGGCCGTGGCCGGCACGCACGGCAAGACCACCACCACGTCGATGCTGGCCTGGGTGCTGCAGGACGCCGGCTACAACCCCGGCTTCCTGGTCGGCGGCGTGCCGCAGAACTTTGGTATCTCGGCGCGGCTGACAGAATCGGACTTCTTTGTCATCGAGGCCGACGAATACGACACCGCGTTCTTCGACAAGCGCAGCAAGTTCGTGCACTACCGTCCGCGCACGGCCATTCTGAACAACCTTGAATACGATCACGCCGACATCTTCCCCGATCTGGCCGCGATCGAGACCCAATTCCATCATCTGGTGCGCACGGTGCCCGGTCAGGGCCGGCTCGTCGTGAACGGGCTGGAGCCCGCGCTGGCGCGCGTGCTGGAACGCGGGTGCTGGAGCGAGGTGGAGCAGTTCGGCATGGGCGACTGGCGCGAAGGCGACGCCCGCACCGAGGCGCCGGCCGGCAAGGACGCGTTCGACGTGTACTTCCAGGAGGCGCTGCAGGGCACCGTGGTCTGGGACCTGCAGGGCACGCACAACCGCATGAACGCGATTGCCGCCATCGCGGCCGCCCGCCACGTGGGCGTGCCGCCGGCGCAGGCCATCGAGTCGCTGGGCCGCTTTGCCAACGTCAAGCGCCGCATGGAAGTGCGCGGCGTGGCCAGCGGCGTGACGGTCTATGACGATTTCGCGCACCATCCGACGGCCATCCAGACCACGCTCGACGGCCTGCGCCGCCGCGTGGGCGACGCCCGCATCCTCGCCGTGCTGGAGCCGCGCTCGAACACGATGAAGCTGGGCGTGATGGCGGCCCAACTGCCGGCCAGCCTGGAAGCGGCCGATCTGGTGTTCGGCTACGGCGCGCCGTCCGGCAAGGACGCGCTGGGCTGGAACCTGGGCGACGCGCTGGCGCCCATCGGCGACAAGGCCGCCGCGTTCCAGGACCTGGGCGAACTGGTGCAGGCCGTGACCGCCGCCGCCCGCCCCGGCGACCACGTGCTGGTGATGAGCAACGGCGGCTTCGGCGGCATCCACCAGAAGCTGCTGGACGCCATCGGCGCCAAGGGCTGACGGCCGCCGGCCACTTTCACACAGGGAATCCCATGCTGCTGTACCTGCACGGCTTCCGTTCCTCGCCGCAGTCGATGAAGTCGCGGCTCGTGCAGGAACGGATGCGCGCCTGGGGGCTGGAGAAGTATTTCGCCTGCCCGATGCTCAATGTGTCGCCGTCCCAGGCGATTGCCCAGGCCGAGGCGGCCATCCGGGGCGCCCAGGCCGGCGGCGAGACCGACATCGCCATCGTCGGCTCGTCGCTGGGTGGCTTCTACGCGCGCTGGCTGGCCGAGCGCCACGGCTGCCGCGCCGTGCTGCTGAATCCGGCCATCCATCCCTGGACCGACCTTGAGAAATATCTTGGCGAGCAGCCGCTGTACCACGGCGGCGGCTCGGTCGAGGTCAAGCGCGAACATCTGGACGAACTGCTGGCGCTGCGCGTGGATACCATCACGCGCCCGGAGCGCTATTTCCTGCTGGCGACCACCGGCGACGAGGTGCTGGACTACCGCGAGATGGTCGCGGCGTGCCCCGGCGCCCAGATCCGCGTGATCGAGGGCAGCGACCACGGCATCAGCGAATTCGACGCCTACGTCGACGAAGTGCTCGCCTTCTGCGGCTATCGGCCCGACGGACGCCAGCCAGCCCGCCCGGCATGACGGCGGCGGTTCCCGGCCAGAATGGCCCGAGCGGCCTGCGCGCCGCGTGGCACGCCCACCTGCCGTACGACGCCGCCATCCCGCTGAACCAGCGCCGCTGGATTGCCGGGGAGGGCTCGCTGACGGCCCGGCTGATGTCGGCGTCCAGCCGGTTCCGCGTGACGCGGATCAACCAGTCGCCACGGCCGCCGTTTGCCGACGAATGGCGCGCGCTGGGCCTGATTCGGCCCGTGCCGGCCATCACGCGCGAAGTGCTGCTGATCTGCGACGACGTGCCCGCGGTCTTTGCGCACACGATTGTCGATCCGTACCGCGCGCGACGCGACTGGCCGTTTCTGCGCGGGCTGGGCAACCGGCCGCTGGGCGGCGCGCTGTTTGTCGATCCGCGCGTGCGGCGCGAGCCGTTCCAGTTCGCGCGGCTGACCGTCCATCACCCGCTGCGCCAGGCGCTGCAGCGGGTGCTGCCGGCGTTTGCATCGGTGCCGATGCTGCCCGCGCGGCGCTCGGTGTTCCGGCGCGGCGGCGGCGCCATG
This sequence is a window from Cupriavidus pauculus. Protein-coding genes within it:
- a CDS encoding carbohydrate kinase family protein, producing MSSLICGSVAYDTIMTFDGRFREHILPDQIQMLNVSFLVPGMRREFGGCAGNIAYTLKMLGGEPVVMATVGQDAGPYLQHLRDLGIGTGHIRTLPDTFTAQAMITTDLDNNQITAFHPGAMGQSQLNAVQDVLAAGTRPALGIVAPDSREGMLHHARQFAEAGIPFIFDLGQAMPLFNGEDLRRFVELASYVTVNDYEAQVMLSRTAWTSADVAAKVRAFIVTHGERGATIFADGQQYAIPAVQAERVVDPTGCGDAFRGGLLHGIEQGMDWETTGRLASLMGALKIAQQGPQNHWISHDEIASRFASAFGYQYA
- the tpx gene encoding thiol peroxidase, which translates into the protein MSNVTLGGNAIEVGGKFPQAGDKAPAFSLVGKDLKDVTLADFAGKRKVLNIVPSLDTPVCQASARKFNEAASSLDNTVVLTISADLPFAMGRFCTAEGLANVVTLSTMRGADFKNAYGVDIKSGPLAGVCARAVVVVDENDAVKYSQLVPEIKQEPDYDAALAALK
- a CDS encoding DUF3426 domain-containing protein, whose amino-acid sequence is MAAAKLVTRCPACRTAFRLVADQLRLRQGLVRCGQCDTVFDAREHLIEVPTPGGSGAAGAASSVPTGTPAAAPPSSSVSMAAALAHAEQAQAAARAREADAPFDPGFDPGYEVPALDSPTTMMSEAEAEEVVGVAPEVPPEVAPERSPEPEPAEPGAVADAVPEEAAAHFDEAAETDAVLPDEAAPQTAPEADPSPEPAETPLTEPPVPWPTLDHAAFDDAPPRPAPTAAAPAPHSSLDPAAAFASTRPSGLPPYGAYSAKASWPPLRPSEGPTSHPADHGTPEPEVPAPVEAAEPGVVAPDPVAELPPEPATPADPVPSASGFLRSADPADPEAEAWAAQARDVIEHDLGVTPRDDTPSSVARETTTRRWLRRDEPAASAGPVFAPDFLRHTREREQARAPRPKVTVPGSQRTWIRAAAMVLGLGILVQGVFLARSQIAGSVPVLRPVLEAACAPFGCAVPPWRDLEALRIDSSQLQKQDEGADVYQLAVTLRNQGRATTALPAIELVMTDLQDQLLLRRVLQPGEYLEPAQRGFATSGLRAGSELPVRVRFRTQQAAANYRVLIFYP
- the prmA gene encoding 50S ribosomal protein L11 methyltransferase encodes the protein MAFQECVIEIAQDQAEAWSDALFDLGALSVSVEDADADTPDEQPLFGEPGLEPTRLAWNRSRVVALFDDETDPALVVTAAANTLGIDPVPDYTLRPVADQDWVRLTQSQFEPIRVGERIWVVPSWHDAPDPDAVILELDPGLAFGTGSHPTTRLCMQWLEQNVRAGETVLDYGCGSGILAIVAKKLGAGDTVGIDIDPNAVEASRYNAERNRVAATFALPEAVSEATHDLVVANILSNPLKLMAAMLTARVRPGGRLILSGVLERQADEVAAAYAPWIAMSVWRSEEGWVCLHGTRPAAASPNQS
- the accC gene encoding acetyl-CoA carboxylase biotin carboxylase subunit; translation: MFEKILIANRGEIALRIQRACRELGIKTVVVYSEADKEAKYVKLADEAVCIGPAPSPLSYLNMPAIISAAEVTDAQAIHPGYGFLSENADFAERVEKSGFVFIGPTSDSIRLMGDKVSAKQAMIKSGVPCVPGSDGALPDDPKEILATARRVGYPVIIKAAGGGGGRGMRVVHTEAALINAVNMTREEAGRAFGNPEVYMEKFLENPRHVEIQILADQHKQAIWLGERDCSMQRRHQKVIEEAPAPHIPRRLIERIGDRCADACKKIGYRGAGTFEFLYENNEFYFIEMNTRVQVEHPVTEMITGIDIVQEQIRIAFGEKLRFRQKDVELRGHAIECRINAEDPFKFTPSPGRITAWHMPGGPGVRVDSHAYDGYFVPPNYDSMIGKIITYGATRDQAIARMRIALSEMVVDGILTNVPLHRDLMLDANFVEGGTSIHYLEHRLAQKANAHGEKA
- the accB gene encoding acetyl-CoA carboxylase biotin carboxyl carrier protein, with translation MDLRKLKTLIDLVAESGISELEVTEGDGKVRIVKQPPQVVAAPVAVPQLQALPMAGAAPAAAAPAAAPADAAPQLPAGHIVTSPMVGTFYRAPSPGAAPFVNVGDTVKEGQTVCIIEAMKLLNEIECDKAGVIKEILVENGQAVEYGQPLFVIG
- the aroQ gene encoding type II 3-dehydroquinate dehydratase — encoded protein: MSSTPTVSRAARYRKVLVLHGPNLNLLGTREPQVYGHTTLADIDAALAKHAAAAGVDLQTFQSNHEGALVDRVQAARTEGVDFVIINPAAFTHTSVALRDALAGVAIPFVEVHLSNVHRREPFRHHSYFSDQAIGVICGLGWRGYLLALDYALAQEQDAPGS
- a CDS encoding TlpA family protein disulfide reductase codes for the protein MTASTPDAKPARRSSLVLWIVVALLAAVAGAVAAHFAMAPKPASDQAVESLFQARMPDPSGAELDLSRYRGKTLVVNFWAPWCGPCVEEMPELTALHGEYAQRNVEFIGIGIDSAGNIQEFLKKVPVKYPLAVAGFAGTELAKSFGNAQGGLPYTVVITPDGDVKYRKMGRVHADELRKELPGA
- a CDS encoding UDP-N-acetylmuramate--alanine ligase; the encoded protein is MSRRTPSDPARLREEIAQAAARMIAEDGADYATAKRKAARQLLGDVRVAGEWLPDNELIEEEVRAYQALFQGEHQPRILALLRQLAVLAMEDLGGFRPYLVGAVLNGTATEHSDVYIQCFCDSPKDVALHLINAGVDFETSESRHFAGRGDVETLSFLWRGQWPAGREARLLAGEVRDMLGAPVGVHIALYDAVDERGAARADASGRVARADIDAVRELMDEAAGAPDQPPPLSI
- the mpl gene encoding UDP-N-acetylmuramate:L-alanyl-gamma-D-glutamyl-meso-diaminopimelate ligase → MHIHILGICGTFMGGLAVLARQAGHRVTGCDANVYPPMSTQLEAQGIDLIEGFDPQQLSLNPDLYVIGNVVSRGNPLMEAILDRNLPYVSGPQWLGEHVLNGKWTLAVAGTHGKTTTTSMLAWVLQDAGYNPGFLVGGVPQNFGISARLTESDFFVIEADEYDTAFFDKRSKFVHYRPRTAILNNLEYDHADIFPDLAAIETQFHHLVRTVPGQGRLVVNGLEPALARVLERGCWSEVEQFGMGDWREGDARTEAPAGKDAFDVYFQEALQGTVVWDLQGTHNRMNAIAAIAAARHVGVPPAQAIESLGRFANVKRRMEVRGVASGVTVYDDFAHHPTAIQTTLDGLRRRVGDARILAVLEPRSNTMKLGVMAAQLPASLEAADLVFGYGAPSGKDALGWNLGDALAPIGDKAAAFQDLGELVQAVTAAARPGDHVLVMSNGGFGGIHQKLLDAIGAKG
- a CDS encoding YqiA/YcfP family alpha/beta fold hydrolase — protein: MLLYLHGFRSSPQSMKSRLVQERMRAWGLEKYFACPMLNVSPSQAIAQAEAAIRGAQAGGETDIAIVGSSLGGFYARWLAERHGCRAVLLNPAIHPWTDLEKYLGEQPLYHGGGSVEVKREHLDELLALRVDTITRPERYFLLATTGDEVLDYREMVAACPGAQIRVIEGSDHGISEFDAYVDEVLAFCGYRPDGRQPARPA